A genome region from Nocardia sp. NBC_01730 includes the following:
- a CDS encoding ABC transporter permease → MTTATTRQTVADLPTVSGHTETLRLLVPQTLIQIQRLLLRWWRDPLTMVQSLIFPALLLIVLNAVLGKQISSFSGASALYGSVPMVALVGVMSGSVAGAVTLGRERDQGLLARFWVLPVHRASGLAARIAAEGARILMCTLVLFGVGVALGFRFEQGLFAGIALFGVPLLYGLGFATLVTAVAVYTAKAALVEAVSLGSSIMMFFSTGFVPLAAYPRWAQPLVRHQPMTYAIDAMRGLSFGGAVRTPLLATIAWSVGAMVLFAVPAAIGYRRASRG, encoded by the coding sequence ATGACGACGGCGACGACCCGGCAGACAGTGGCCGACCTGCCGACGGTGTCCGGCCACACCGAGACCCTGCGGCTGCTGGTGCCGCAGACACTCATCCAGATCCAGCGGCTGCTGCTGCGCTGGTGGCGCGACCCGCTGACGATGGTGCAATCGCTGATCTTTCCCGCGCTGCTGTTGATCGTGCTCAACGCGGTTCTGGGAAAACAGATTTCGTCCTTCTCCGGGGCGAGCGCATTGTACGGGTCCGTGCCGATGGTCGCGTTGGTCGGCGTGATGTCGGGTTCGGTGGCGGGCGCGGTCACGCTCGGCCGGGAGCGCGATCAGGGTTTGCTGGCACGCTTCTGGGTGCTGCCGGTGCATCGCGCGTCCGGGCTCGCGGCGCGGATCGCCGCCGAAGGCGCCCGAATCCTGATGTGCACGCTCGTGCTCTTCGGTGTCGGGGTGGCGCTTGGCTTCCGGTTCGAACAGGGGCTGTTCGCGGGGATCGCACTATTCGGCGTGCCGCTGCTGTACGGTCTGGGTTTTGCGACCCTGGTTACCGCGGTCGCGGTCTACACCGCCAAAGCGGCTCTGGTCGAGGCGGTCTCACTGGGCTCGTCGATCATGATGTTCTTCAGCACCGGGTTCGTTCCGCTGGCAGCGTATCCGCGCTGGGCCCAGCCGCTCGTGCGGCACCAGCCGATGACCTACGCGATCGACGCGATGCGCGGACTGTCCTTCGGGGGTGCGGTGCGCACGCCGCTACTGGCGACGATCGCGTGGTCGGTCGGCGCCATGGTGTTGTTCGCGGTGCCCGCTGCGATCGGATACCGAAGAGCCAGCCGGGGCTAA
- a CDS encoding antibiotic transporter → MVQTSLLPGAARPRTAAVAQWWVLTRRLVRPSLHNGELLTAVLSPALFTLGFYVPLNLVMSVYGHGLSSYAQFLMPMIVMQAVAFCGISAAFRAATDAKDGLNLRFGSMPMASTVPLAARITAALYRGAAALGSAVVSGRVIGFRFYGSAVETGGFLAFALLLALALCLGADLLGSLSKSPEATTQSLIFPQLILGMVSTGFAPARQFPSWLQGFARNQPISQFVYALRALAGDPTGNAGAVGWPVLGPALAWALGLLTVFGGAAVAVSMRRSG, encoded by the coding sequence ATCGTGCAGACGAGCCTGCTACCCGGTGCGGCGCGACCGCGCACCGCGGCGGTCGCCCAGTGGTGGGTGCTGACCCGCCGCCTGGTCCGGCCTTCGCTACACAACGGTGAACTGCTCACCGCCGTGCTCTCGCCCGCCTTGTTCACCCTCGGCTTCTACGTGCCGCTGAACCTGGTGATGAGCGTGTACGGGCACGGGCTGAGCAGCTATGCCCAGTTCCTGATGCCGATGATCGTCATGCAGGCGGTGGCCTTCTGCGGGATCTCCGCCGCGTTCCGCGCGGCCACCGATGCCAAGGACGGGCTGAACCTGCGGTTCGGCTCGATGCCGATGGCGTCGACCGTCCCATTGGCCGCTCGAATCACCGCGGCGCTGTACCGGGGCGCGGCCGCGCTGGGCTCGGCCGTGGTGTCCGGCAGGGTGATCGGGTTTCGCTTCTACGGAAGCGCGGTGGAGACCGGGGGATTCCTTGCGTTCGCACTGCTGCTCGCGCTGGCGTTGTGCTTGGGCGCCGACCTGCTCGGCAGTCTGTCCAAGAGTCCGGAGGCCACCACCCAGTCCCTGATCTTCCCGCAGCTGATTCTCGGCATGGTGTCCACCGGTTTCGCGCCCGCGCGCCAATTCCCCTCCTGGCTTCAGGGTTTCGCGCGCAACCAGCCGATCTCGCAGTTCGTGTACGCGCTGCGGGCGCTGGCGGGTGACCCGACGGGCAACGCGGGTGCGGTCGGGTGGCCGGTCCTCGGTCCCGCGCTGGCCTGGGCACTCGGCCTGCTGACGGTTTTCGGCGGCGCGGCGGTGGCGGTGTCGATGCGGAGGTCGGGATGA
- a CDS encoding APC family permease — protein MSDLTRGSAAGSGPELHRVMGPGLLLLFVVGDILGTGIYALTGKVANEVGGAVWVPFLVAFLVALITGMSYLELVTKYPHAAGAALYTHKAFGVQFLTFMVAFAVMSSGIASASTASRAFAANFAEALDLDIGTGAAVTVIALVFMAVVAAINLRGVSESVKLNVLLTCVELTGLLIVIAIGCWALGVGDGDFGRIVEFDTGGRTAVGGVVVATTLAFYAMVGFEDSVNMAEECKEPSRIFPKVLLAGLIISGLSYVLVSISAIALVPAELLGEGDTPLLKVVEIGAPGFPTHIFAYITMFAVANSALINMLMASRLIYGMARQGVLPRPFGQVHETRRTPYIAIVFTTLLALGLIVFVGEVPELGGTTALLLLAVFTVVNIAVLVLRRDHVRHEHFHTPTVLPVLGALTCGFLVTPWTDRNIEQYVIAGVLLAIGIALWGVNHLAIRSMRAQPLATEPPAK, from the coding sequence ATGTCCGATCTCACTCGGGGTTCCGCGGCCGGTTCCGGTCCGGAACTGCACCGTGTGATGGGCCCGGGCTTGCTGTTGCTGTTCGTCGTCGGCGATATTCTCGGCACCGGCATCTACGCGCTCACCGGCAAAGTGGCCAACGAGGTCGGCGGCGCGGTGTGGGTGCCGTTTCTGGTCGCGTTCCTGGTCGCGCTCATCACCGGCATGAGCTACCTCGAACTGGTCACGAAGTACCCGCACGCCGCGGGAGCCGCCCTGTATACGCACAAGGCGTTCGGCGTCCAGTTCCTCACCTTCATGGTTGCGTTCGCGGTGATGAGCTCCGGGATCGCCTCCGCATCCACCGCCTCGCGGGCCTTCGCGGCCAACTTCGCCGAGGCCCTCGATCTGGATATCGGCACCGGCGCCGCCGTCACGGTGATCGCCCTGGTGTTCATGGCGGTGGTGGCGGCGATCAACCTGCGCGGGGTCAGCGAAAGTGTGAAGCTCAACGTGCTGCTCACCTGTGTGGAACTCACCGGACTGCTGATCGTCATCGCGATCGGCTGCTGGGCGTTGGGGGTGGGCGACGGCGACTTCGGGCGCATCGTCGAGTTCGACACCGGTGGGCGCACCGCGGTCGGCGGCGTCGTCGTCGCCACCACCCTCGCGTTCTACGCCATGGTCGGCTTCGAGGATTCGGTGAATATGGCCGAGGAGTGTAAGGAGCCGAGCCGGATCTTCCCGAAAGTGCTGCTCGCCGGGCTGATCATCAGCGGACTCAGCTACGTTCTCGTGTCGATCAGCGCGATCGCGCTCGTTCCCGCCGAACTGCTCGGCGAGGGCGACACTCCGCTGCTGAAGGTGGTCGAGATCGGCGCGCCCGGCTTCCCGACACACATCTTCGCCTACATCACCATGTTCGCCGTCGCGAACTCGGCGCTGATCAACATGCTGATGGCCAGCCGCCTGATCTACGGCATGGCCAGGCAGGGTGTGCTCCCGCGGCCGTTCGGCCAGGTCCACGAGACGCGCAGGACACCATACATCGCCATCGTTTTCACCACTCTGCTCGCGCTCGGCCTGATCGTGTTCGTCGGCGAGGTGCCCGAACTCGGCGGCACCACGGCGCTGCTGCTGCTCGCCGTGTTCACCGTGGTGAACATCGCGGTGCTGGTGCTGCGCCGAGATCATGTGCGGCACGAGCACTTCCACACGCCGACGGTGCTACCGGTCCTCGGTGCGCTGACCTGTGGCTTCCTGGTGACACCGTGGACCGACCGCAATATCGAGCAGTACGTCATCGCGGGTGTCCTGCTGGCCATCGGGATCGCACTGTGGGGCGTGAACCACCTGGCCATCCGCTCGATGCGCGCGCAGCCGCTCGCCACCGAACCACCGGCGAAGTGA